Part of the Paenibacillus sp. YPG26 genome, TCCACTGCCGGGATGACCAGGTCCCCGTCAGTGAACAGCAGAATATCTCCTCGGGCAGCTGCCGCTCCCAGAGAGCGGCCCACATCGTGACCCAGGCGCTCCGGGAAATGCAGGATAGTCACTCCCGGATGCTTACGGACTTCCGCAAAGCTTCCATCCCTGCATCCATTAAGCACAACAATGATTTCGCGGAAAGGCAGCTTCGCAAGCTCAGATAATACCGCCGAGATCGTCTTCATTTCATTACATACCGTGACCACGGCCGAGGCGCTTCGCCTAAGCGGAAGCGGAAGACCGCAATGCACATGCCGGGATACGGAGGCATACCCCTTGGAGTACGCTTGCAAGATCGGAGCCAACCGGGTGAAATGCATATTCGCCAGTCCCGATCGGTCGTGCCATGCCGCGTATGTCATTCGCATGTGGTCAACATTTCGTTGTTCACGGCGGACTGCAGCGGCTCCATCGATGCCGGCCCGATAGGCTTTAAGTTCAAGCCTGCCATATGCAGCCTGCCGCTTGCGCGGAACCCTCCTTCGGGTCCGTTGTCTGGCCCCGAAGCGGACTCCCGCCTTATATTTGAAGCTTCGAGCCCTGGATCTGCGGTTAGCCGCAAGTCTCCGCCGGAGTGGCCTTCGTCTATTCCTCATCGGAGCCTCCCCCGCTGACGGTCCATATCATCGTGGCCTGCCCGGGGACCCAGCTTGTCAACCAGCCAGCACACGGCCTCCAGATGATCCCCGGTCACAAGGGATGTAAGTGAATCCGTCCCTTTTATGCGCGGTCTGGAAGCATTTAATCGTCCTACAGGAACCGGGTGAACCGGCTTTATCACGAGTCCTAAAGTCACCGCCATCGCATGAGCCAGCGGAGGAATCTCTAGCGCTGGATATCCGATAATCTCCACAGCATGGCGGCTTAGCGCATGTGGAACCGCGGTTAAGGATGCTCCTCTGAGATCAGGGCGTGAGACAAGAGCGTTCAGAGTATGTTTGGCCAGAACCACGGGATGCGCATCCTTACGGTCCACAGGACCGCTGTAATCATTGAGCGCCACATCAGTTCCGGATAACACCGCATTAACAAAAGGCCTTAGATGACGCGCAGGTATCTCCATATCGGCATCAATGAAGAGAAGAACTCTGCCCTTGGCGGCCTCGGCACCGACACGTCTGCCCACATCGTGTCCGAGCGGATATGGATAATACAGGAGACGGGCACCATGCTTCCCCGCTATTTCTGCGGTCCCGTCAACCGAGCCGTTGGCTACCACGATAATTTCACTGCTCGGATGCACCCTGGCTGCCTCTTTCATTACACCTGCTATCGTACGCCGTTCATTCATCGCGGGAATAATGATGGACACCAGCGGGTCGGGATCATTAACGACATGCCAGCTCTGCTTGGTTCTTGATCTCGAACGGGAACTTCGGCGGATCCTGTTCACGGTCGTCTTGTTCCGCCTGCTCTCCATGGCCATCCACCTCCCTGTGACTGAATTGTTCCATGGACTATACCTTAGCTTATGTCACACCGGATATCTTGTAACGGCAAACGTACAATTGTCATCGACTGCATTTCAGCCCGCCTGGCGGAATAACAGTCCCTGTTAGCAGACGACTCATCTGCAATACAGCCAAAAGGCTGATCAGACACCGCTGAGTGGTGTCCGATCAGCCCTTTGGCTGCTTTTATCAAATCCCCGCCTAAATTCAGCTCCACGAAGCCCAATTAAGCAGTCAGGACTACACGCTGCAGCTGTGTATCACTTTGGACAACCCGGCCCCCATTAGGTCCGCCCACCGCGCCGCGCAGTGCTGCCATCTGAATTCGCTTCTGGCAAGTTCTCTCCCTGCCAGCCCGAAGCTACGCTTCAGCTGTTCATCTCCAAGTATCCGCAGCACACTGTCTTCAAGGGCTATATTTGCGCAGTCCTTGGGCAGCAGGATACCCGATCTGTCGTGCTGTACAATTTCGGGAATTCCCCCCACCTCTGAGGCTATTACCGGCACAGCTGAGGCCATAGCTTCCAGGTTAACCAGCCCGAAGGCCTCATTCTCAAGTGAAGGGACAACCACAACATCAGCCAGATTATATAAATCCGCAACACGCGGATAAGGAACATAGGATAGGAACGACACATGTTCACTCACCGGCTCAGCCAGCTTCTTCAAGCTTCTTACATAAGCCGTCTCCCGGTTCACTCCGTAGAAGGCACTGCCGACGATCAGAGCAAGTGCGCTCTGCTCCTCTGCCACAATTCGGGGCAGCGCGGCCAGCAGCCGGTGAATTCCTTTTCCCTGAAGCAGTCTGCCGACGAAAAGAATAATCTTCCGGTTCTCCCATCCATACTCGGACAGTCTTGCACGTCTAAGGGCCTCTCCTGCCGGTGTCCAGCGAGGGGTGAAGTCTTCGAGGCTGACACCCAGCGGATTCACATGCACCGGAGTCCTTAGCTTGGGGAACCTGCGCAGCACCTCTTCACGCAGATAGCAGCTGTTCACAATAATGCCGTCCACACTTCCCAGCATCAGGTACGCTTTGCTTTCTGGAAGACAGGACGGACTGATGAAGGTTGTGGAGTGAAGCGTCAGATTAACCCGAATATGAGGCAAATGCCTCTTCAGCCCATAAGCCAGCGCAGGACGGTTATGCACATCGGCGGTATCCGGCATCCAGTTCCTTAGATGACGCAGAATGCCGGGCAGGTACGCAGCACCTCCTGGGATCCGATAACAGGGTACTGTCCCGAGCATGCCCTTGGCTGGCAGGTGGCCTCCCGATCTGCTGAACACCCGAATATCGAATTCGCCGGGTACAAGGGGCATCGTCTTCTCAATGACGCGTTCTACGGAGCTGCTCCGCCCTGATGGAATGACAAATACCCCCGGCGTAATGACGGCCACCTTTTGCTGAACTGACAACTTAAGTCCCTCCCTAATCCGGCTTTTACAATCTTAATATATTGGGGGAACCGGGGAGGTGTGACACCGTCCCAAAACAGGCGTCTGCCGCGGAACAGTCGTCCATTCCTTTTAATCATCTATACATAGACTGACATAAGACACTTGAACAACAGGGAATCACCGAAGATGAAGAGGAGGACCGGGCATGAGCTACAGATATGTGGGTATTCTGCTTAATGCTGCGATGTACCGCGGCGTGCCTAGGCGAAAAACCGGACAGGAATCACTCTCGAACTATGAAGAAGCGGCGGCAGAATTCGGCTTGATCCCTGTGTTTATCCATATCGGCGATATCCATATCCGTAAGGGGCGGACAGCTGCCTACATCTATCAAAACCATCAGTATGAGCAGGTGTCCATGCCCATACCTGATGTCATTCATAATCGCGCTATCTTTCAGAACAATGCCGCCCACCCGACAATCAGGGTTCTCATTTCGAGAGGTGTAGAGGTATTTAACGTGAACAATCGTTATGGCAAAGATGTCATACACCGCCTGCTGTCGGCCGACCCCTTCTTAAGAGACAGTCTGCCTGACACAGCGGTGTTCTCCTACCCAGCCCTTCGCCGTTTCATGGAGATCCATCACGATCTGATTCTAAAGCCATGCCGGGGGACGGTGGGAAGAGGAATAATACGGTTACGTCATGACAAGTCCGGTTGGAGAATCACTTATCCCTCATCGATGCGCAGGCCGGCCTGCATCCAGCACAAGCTTCGCAGAGGAGAGCTTCCCCCCTATGTGCAGCAGTATCTTCACCGGTTCCCATATCTGATTCAAGAACGGATTCCACTTGCAGAAAGCAAAGGCCGTTCCTTCGACTTCCGGGTGACGGTGCAGCGGGGAATGACCGGAGAGTGGGCAGTCACCGGCATGTTCGCCAAAAAATCCCCGCCCGGCATGTTCGTCTCCAATCTGGCGGGAGGAGGCAAGGCTTGCCCTGTACCCGAGCTCCTTGCCGAGGTTATGCCCTCTTCCCAGACCTCCGTAGTTATTGCTCAGGTGGAGCACTTGGCTCTAACTATAGCAAGTTACTTATCGATGAAACTTCCGCTCCTTGCAGACCTCGGGCTCGACATTGGAGTAACCCAAGATGGCCGAATCTATTTCATCGAGTGCAACGGACGTGATCAGCGGTACGGCTTCAAGAAGGCTGGCATGGGCGATATTTGGAAGGCAACGTACCGTGAACCTATGGCCTTCGCCTGGCACCTGCACAACCGCAGGGAGTGAATTGATTATCGATGCCAGTAATGCTAAGCAGCCAACAAAAGACGTGCATTCCCACATTGGGACTGCACGTCTATTTATCTTTTATACATATGTCTTGACCATTACTTCATATTAATCAGGACCTAATTACATAGCCATCGGCCACTATGAACTCCCTGCTTGTGCTGCCTTCAGAGATATCTACCGTAATAGGGAACAACTTTGCAGCTTTATCGGAAGGGAACCAGATTCTCCCCACTGCGGCAAGAATGAGCAGCCCTTCCTCATCGCCCAATGGAGAGAATGTCGGTCCCGCTGACTTATAGGACTGGAGAGCATACTCACCTCTCAGTGTGTCGGACAATGCTATTACATCCCGGGCGGGCAGACCTATTTCACTTATGTTTTTAACATCTGCAGCCGTAAAAGGGCCCGTATCCTCATCCTTCAAATCATGCCGTGCGATGAATTCCAGAATATTTCCCACAGCATCACAGAAGTAGATTGAATCGGAATGCCAAGTCTCGTGATACTGAATATCCTGCCCGTTAACCGAATACACAGCTATCCCTTTGTGCTGCAGCCAGCTCAGCGCCTGCTCACATTTCCGCTCAGGAATGTTGAACGCAAAATGGTAGTACGGAGACTCATCCAGATGGGAACGCGTAAAGGTAAGTACCGACTCACCGGCCTTGAGCGAGATGACCTCCTCCGTTTCGGTTAGAATCGGCTGTTCCAGCAATCCATGATAAAACGATTTGACGGCTTCGATCGAGTCCGTCAGCAGCTCCACCTCTCTAATTCGCATAACTCTACCTCCGATTTCACTATTTTTTAATGTGCCATCCTGTGGATTAGACAAAATTTAGTAATCTTATCATAGTTCCTAATTCTCAATATTTTGCTGTCAAAATCCGATAAACTAATAAAAAGATGTCTGTTCGAAAACGCAAACTTACCGAGAGGTAAGGACGCAAAGCCACAGGCCAGAATAAAGCAATGGCGGCTGGGTTGCCGAAAACAGCAATTACCTTACCAAGGGGAGATTTGCTGTATGATCAATGAAATGGGTCTATCACAAATGAGCTACGAAACCTTAATTACAGCATACCAAAATGCAGTTAGGCTTGAGCTGAATCAGGAGTTCCTGCAGCTGCTTAAAGACGAGATTGAACGAAGACAAACCCTGGAAGAAAGCGATCCATTCCCATCACTTTAATTGCAATTGGCACCTTCAAGCGGGATTATTTTGAGACAAAGCCAGACCGTATGAACATAATGCTATCATCCATATACACTATTTTCCATATGTGGTTCAAGCAATTGTGGATCAAAATAAGGGGTAATGGTTGATTTCATGCGGGTTCTATGTCAATATAAGCTTTGTCTTATCTGTTTGTAAGGAGGTTGCCCCATGGCAAAAAAAGTGATGAGGCTGATGACCGAGCTTTCCTCCCGGAAATGGATCTCTCAAATTATGGGTCACTTTTCCCATTCCGGATTCAGCCGTCACATCATTCGCACTTTTGCAAGAACTTATAATATTCCGCTGCACGAAGCGGAGAAAGATATTAGCGAATACCGCTCCCTGAATGAATTCTTCTCCCGCCGTCTGAAGGCGGGCATGCGTCCGATCCCTGATGTTCCAGATGCCCTGATCAGCCCCGTTGATGGACTGATTACCGGCATGGGACCTGTCAATGCAGGCTTAATCCCGGGGGTCAAGGGACAAGATTATTCTCTGGCGGAGCTTCTGGGCCATTCTCCACATATGGAGACCTATAAGAATGGGTACTTCTTCGTGCTCTATCTGAGCCCGACCAACTACCACCGCATTCATGCTCCGGTTACAGGCCAGAAGGTCGAGAGCGAGCATCTGAAAGGCCGGGTATTTCCGGTCAATGATTTTGGTCTGACTCATATGAAAGGCGTGCTTAGCCGGAACGAAAGGCTGATCACCTACATCTCCCATGAACGGGGTGAGGTCGCCGTCGTTAAGGTTGGAGCCATGAATGTCAGCAGCATCAAATATACAGATGAGACCGCGAGCTCCTGGAACCGCGGCGATGACATGGCTTATTTCGAATTTGGCTCCACGGTTGTCCTGTTGACCGAGAACGGAACCTTCGAACCTCTGCCAGACCTGGCCATCGGCACACCTGTGAAGCTGGGTACTCTGCTCGGGAGATTCTACCGGGATTAAATGTGATATCGAAAGGCATCAAGCAGCCTCGGGAGAGACGGCTTGATGCCTTTTTGGATTTCCTGGAATATGCAAGCCTTCATGAAGTAAGCCGGACCCGTTGAAGAATCTGCCCATAAAAAGAAGCTGCCGGATCCCCAGCAGCCTCTTGACAGCACGTCTGTGCCGAATATGTGATTGACTTGACATAACTTAAGTATTAGAACCAGAATTCTTCACGTTCAGCAGCTGGCCGAACCCGGCGCATACGATTCCGAAAAATGCTGCAACCTTGAGAAAAGCTCCCTCTGCTGCGCATCCGCCGTCTTCTGCTCATAAGTGACACCTCCTCCCTTACTTACTTAAATTTAACATAAATAACCATTACCCCGCTACTCTTCTCTTGAAACATCATCTCAAAAAAATATTTAGCGGATCTCCGAGGGACTCTTGCCTGTATATTGCTTGAATTGGCGGCTGAAGAAGAAAATATCCCGATAACCAAGGGCATCCGCCACCTCCGTCACGTTCATACCCGCATGCAGCAGAAGATGCTGGGCACGGTCAATTCTGCACTTGATAATATAGGATTGAACGGAGGCCCCGGTCAGCTCCTTGAATTTGATCGAGAAGTATCTGGCCGAGAGACCTGCTCTGGCAGCGAGATCTTCAACCCGGTGAGGGAGACCTGGATGCTGCAGCACATAGTTGGCTACCTCGTGAATGACCTCGGTCAGCTGATTGCTAACCTTCCTCTCTACAGGGCCTTCCCGCTCCTGCCGAAGCAGATAGATCATTAGCTGTTTCAGAATGAGACGGGCTTCTTCCTCAGCCGCATAAGCTTTAATGAGGAAGAGCCGCACATAACGGGACAGCATATATTCGAAATCGAGTGTATCCTCAATCACCCGGTAAGCTCCCGGCACCTCGGATACAGGCTCGTCAATATCAAAGTGAATGTAGGTCAGCACAAGCGGCTTTTGCGGATTATGCGTTGCACTCGTATAGTCGCCCGGGCGGAACAGGAAGCAGCTTCCCCGGCTGACCGGAATCGAACGGCCGTTCAGAACTACGGTTCCTTCGCCGCTCCATACGTAGAACAAATCGTAATTCTCAAGCGGTTTCTCCCGCTTCTGCCATTTCCATCCGGGTTCACAGACGATCTTGGCAAAGGCAGGCTTCAGCACAAATGAAGACGTAGAAGCGTGAAGCATGACACTCCTCCTATGAATAATGACATTCTCTTGCTTGCGGCTCTGTTTATATTAAGTATACCTCGTATTCAGCTTTTCTTGTACAAGCCTCCAGGATTTCGTAAGCCGCTGAATTCCCTCGGCAAGCTCATGAATATCCAAATGCGCAAAGGAGAAGCAGGCCGCGGGCAGAGACGGAATCAGCCCATAAGCACGGGCATCCCTGAAATCAACGCCGTTCCCGGCGGACAGCTCGCACAGCTGCTGGAATTCCGCTTCAGAGCGATGCCACAGCGCATAGATATGAAGCCCGGCATCCGCGGGCAGCACGCGGAACAGCTTCTGCATCTCGCCTGCTGACAAGAGGCTGCAGAGCGCATCATGCCTGGCGTGGTAGATTCTCCGCATCCGGCGAAGGTGCCGGTCATACTCGCCCCGGATCATGAACCGGGCGAGCGCCCGCTGCTCCAGCGCTGCCGGCGGGGTTGGCTCATACAGCGCCTTGGCGCAGCGCATCGGTGTAATCAGCCCCGGCGGCAGCACCGCATAGCCGATGCGCAGTGAAGCGAACATCGTCTTCGTGAACGTGCCGATGTAGACGACGCGCTCGTCCTTGTCGAGCGCCTTGAGCGGCTCAAGCGGCCGCCCGCCCCAGCGGAACTCGCTGTCATAATCATCTTCGATGATGACCGCATCCTTCCGGCGGGCCCAGGCCAGCAGCTCCTGCCGCCGCGGCGAAGACAACACGGCGCCGGTCGGGAACTGCCTGCCCGGCGTAACAAAGAGCAGCCGCGCCTGCCAGTCCTGCGGCACAATCCCGCTGCCGTCAATGGCAGCGGGCAGCGGCCTGCCGCCGCAGGCGCGAACGGCCTTGACGATCCCGTGATAACCGGGATCTTCCACCACGGCCGGCTCTCCTTTCCCCAGCAGCAGCTGGGTCAGGAGAGCAATGGCCTGCATGGAGCCGCTGAAGAGGCATATTTGCGCAGGCTCCGCAGTGATGCCGCGGCTCCTGCGCAAATGGGCAGCTATCGCGGCCCGCAGACCTTCATCCCCGAACGGATCTTCGGGGATGAGCGCCGCCTCGCTTGCCACAGCTTCCTTGCCCGCATAGGCAAGCGCGCTTCTCCACTCGGCATGCGGAAAGTGCCGCATATCCCCTCCGCCTTCCGCGA contains:
- the sda gene encoding sporulation histidine kinase inhibitor Sda, with the translated sequence MINEMGLSQMSYETLITAYQNAVRLELNQEFLQLLKDEIERRQTLEESDPFPSL
- a CDS encoding glycosyltransferase is translated as MESRRNKTTVNRIRRSSRSRSRTKQSWHVVNDPDPLVSIIIPAMNERRTIAGVMKEAARVHPSSEIIVVANGSVDGTAEIAGKHGARLLYYPYPLGHDVGRRVGAEAAKGRVLLFIDADMEIPARHLRPFVNAVLSGTDVALNDYSGPVDRKDAHPVVLAKHTLNALVSRPDLRGASLTAVPHALSRHAVEIIGYPALEIPPLAHAMAVTLGLVIKPVHPVPVGRLNASRPRIKGTDSLTSLVTGDHLEAVCWLVDKLGPRAGHDDMDRQRGRLR
- a CDS encoding glycosyltransferase; amino-acid sequence: MRNRRRPLRRRLAANRRSRARSFKYKAGVRFGARQRTRRRVPRKRQAAYGRLELKAYRAGIDGAAAVRREQRNVDHMRMTYAAWHDRSGLANMHFTRLAPILQAYSKGYASVSRHVHCGLPLPLRRSASAVVTVCNEMKTISAVLSELAKLPFREIIVVLNGCRDGSFAEVRKHPGVTILHFPERLGHDVGRSLGAAAARGDILLFTDGDLVIPAVELGAFLYAVDQGADLALNNITPWLPVFSRQDEVTRSKSFLNLVLGRPDLRANSLTAVPHALSRRAVENIGTAALAVPPKAQALAIQHGLVVTAPMAVDVIRNNRVRTGNTGSGNRVARMILGDHIEALGEAMSSAGPRLGFTSQGRAELAKARNSI
- a CDS encoding PLP-dependent aminotransferase family protein, producing the protein MDLILPWEACLRQYRYKYLALYHALRSAIHEGTLPGGTRLPSSRELAQLYGISRGSVAQAYDMLLAEGYVLPEVGKGTYVAPLLTGVTERTPAQAELPLSPWGRRMLDWQLVSRDHHAGLREGNRIKSAARTDIDRGRISFAEGGGDMRHFPHAEWRSALAYAGKEAVASEAALIPEDPFGDEGLRAAIAAHLRRSRGITAEPAQICLFSGSMQAIALLTQLLLGKGEPAVVEDPGYHGIVKAVRACGGRPLPAAIDGSGIVPQDWQARLLFVTPGRQFPTGAVLSSPRRQELLAWARRKDAVIIEDDYDSEFRWGGRPLEPLKALDKDERVVYIGTFTKTMFASLRIGYAVLPPGLITPMRCAKALYEPTPPAALEQRALARFMIRGEYDRHLRRMRRIYHARHDALCSLLSAGEMQKLFRVLPADAGLHIYALWHRSEAEFQQLCELSAGNGVDFRDARAYGLIPSLPAACFSFAHLDIHELAEGIQRLTKSWRLVQEKLNTRYT
- a CDS encoding YheC/YheD family protein encodes the protein MSYRYVGILLNAAMYRGVPRRKTGQESLSNYEEAAAEFGLIPVFIHIGDIHIRKGRTAAYIYQNHQYEQVSMPIPDVIHNRAIFQNNAAHPTIRVLISRGVEVFNVNNRYGKDVIHRLLSADPFLRDSLPDTAVFSYPALRRFMEIHHDLILKPCRGTVGRGIIRLRHDKSGWRITYPSSMRRPACIQHKLRRGELPPYVQQYLHRFPYLIQERIPLAESKGRSFDFRVTVQRGMTGEWAVTGMFAKKSPPGMFVSNLAGGGKACPVPELLAEVMPSSQTSVVIAQVEHLALTIASYLSMKLPLLADLGLDIGVTQDGRIYFIECNGRDQRYGFKKAGMGDIWKATYREPMAFAWHLHNRRE
- a CDS encoding glycosyltransferase family 4 protein, with protein sequence MSVQQKVAVITPGVFVIPSGRSSSVERVIEKTMPLVPGEFDIRVFSRSGGHLPAKGMLGTVPCYRIPGGAAYLPGILRHLRNWMPDTADVHNRPALAYGLKRHLPHIRVNLTLHSTTFISPSCLPESKAYLMLGSVDGIIVNSCYLREEVLRRFPKLRTPVHVNPLGVSLEDFTPRWTPAGEALRRARLSEYGWENRKIILFVGRLLQGKGIHRLLAALPRIVAEEQSALALIVGSAFYGVNRETAYVRSLKKLAEPVSEHVSFLSYVPYPRVADLYNLADVVVVPSLENEAFGLVNLEAMASAVPVIASEVGGIPEIVQHDRSGILLPKDCANIALEDSVLRILGDEQLKRSFGLAGRELARSEFRWQHCAARWADLMGAGLSKVIHSCSV
- the asd gene encoding archaetidylserine decarboxylase (Phosphatidylserine decarboxylase is synthesized as a single chain precursor. Generation of the pyruvoyl active site from a Ser is coupled to cleavage of a Gly-Ser bond between the larger (beta) and smaller (alpha chains). It is an integral membrane protein.) yields the protein MAKKVMRLMTELSSRKWISQIMGHFSHSGFSRHIIRTFARTYNIPLHEAEKDISEYRSLNEFFSRRLKAGMRPIPDVPDALISPVDGLITGMGPVNAGLIPGVKGQDYSLAELLGHSPHMETYKNGYFFVLYLSPTNYHRIHAPVTGQKVESEHLKGRVFPVNDFGLTHMKGVLSRNERLITYISHERGEVAVVKVGAMNVSSIKYTDETASSWNRGDDMAYFEFGSTVVLLTENGTFEPLPDLAIGTPVKLGTLLGRFYRD
- a CDS encoding AraC family transcriptional regulator, whose amino-acid sequence is MLHASTSSFVLKPAFAKIVCEPGWKWQKREKPLENYDLFYVWSGEGTVVLNGRSIPVSRGSCFLFRPGDYTSATHNPQKPLVLTYIHFDIDEPVSEVPGAYRVIEDTLDFEYMLSRYVRLFLIKAYAAEEEARLILKQLMIYLLRQEREGPVERKVSNQLTEVIHEVANYVLQHPGLPHRVEDLAARAGLSARYFSIKFKELTGASVQSYIIKCRIDRAQHLLLHAGMNVTEVADALGYRDIFFFSRQFKQYTGKSPSEIR